The following proteins are co-located in the Actinomycetota bacterium genome:
- the ilvD gene encoding dihydroxy-acid dehydratase, with the protein MPETPFDTRHRSRDVTEGPARAPARAMLRAAGFSEDDLKLPQVGVASSWNEVTPCNIHLDRVAKAVKQGVREAGGVPVEYTTIAVSDGISMGHEGMRASLVSREVIADSVELVAHAERFDALVTVAGCDKSLPGMVMGACRLDIPSVFLYGGSILPGKFQGHDVTIQDVFEAVGAHAAGKMTDAELLELERNACPGAGACGGMFTANTMASAIEALGLSLPGSSGPSAVDRRRDEYGVQSGGAVLNLLQKGIRPSDILTREAFENAIAVVVAIGGSTNAVLHLLAISHTIGGDLTIDDFDRVSRRTPIIADMKPWGRFVMLNLDSVGGVPGVMRELLDAGLLHGNAMTVTGQTVEQNLVGVAHPTNHDVVRPIEDPIHVSGGLAIVRGSLAAEGAVAKIAGMEGTVFRGPARVFDTEQGAFDAVTKGEIKSGDVIIIRYEGPRGGPGMREMLAVTAAVSGAGLGKTVCLITDGRFSGATHGFMVAHVAPEAVDGGNIAFVCEGDTIVLDIPNRRLDVEVSEEELAERRKGWVPPEPRYTRGAIGKYARLVSSASKGAVCD; encoded by the coding sequence ATGCCTGAGACTCCGTTCGACACTCGCCATCGCAGCCGCGACGTCACTGAGGGGCCGGCGCGCGCGCCCGCGCGGGCCATGCTTCGCGCCGCCGGGTTCTCCGAAGACGACCTAAAGCTGCCGCAGGTCGGCGTCGCTTCGTCGTGGAACGAGGTGACTCCCTGCAACATTCACCTCGATCGCGTCGCCAAGGCCGTCAAGCAAGGCGTCCGTGAGGCCGGCGGGGTTCCCGTCGAGTACACGACCATCGCCGTTTCGGACGGCATCTCGATGGGCCACGAGGGCATGCGCGCCTCGCTGGTGTCGCGCGAAGTCATCGCCGACTCGGTCGAGCTGGTCGCGCACGCGGAGCGGTTCGACGCTTTGGTTACCGTCGCCGGGTGCGACAAGTCGCTTCCGGGCATGGTCATGGGCGCGTGCCGCCTGGACATCCCAAGCGTGTTCCTCTACGGCGGGTCGATCTTGCCGGGCAAGTTCCAGGGCCATGACGTCACCATCCAGGACGTGTTCGAGGCGGTCGGCGCGCACGCCGCGGGGAAGATGACCGACGCGGAACTGCTCGAACTCGAGCGCAACGCCTGTCCCGGTGCCGGAGCCTGCGGCGGGATGTTCACCGCAAACACGATGGCGTCGGCTATCGAAGCGCTTGGGTTGTCGCTTCCGGGATCCAGTGGACCTTCGGCCGTGGATCGACGCCGCGACGAGTACGGCGTGCAGTCCGGCGGCGCTGTGCTGAACTTGCTTCAGAAGGGCATCCGCCCGAGCGACATCCTTACGCGCGAGGCGTTCGAGAACGCAATCGCGGTGGTCGTTGCGATCGGCGGGTCGACCAACGCCGTGCTGCACTTGCTCGCCATCTCACACACGATCGGTGGCGACCTCACTATCGATGACTTCGACCGCGTTTCGCGCCGCACTCCGATCATCGCCGACATGAAGCCGTGGGGCCGGTTCGTGATGCTGAACTTGGACTCGGTCGGCGGAGTGCCCGGCGTCATGCGCGAACTGCTGGACGCGGGGCTTTTGCACGGGAACGCGATGACCGTGACCGGGCAAACCGTCGAGCAGAACCTCGTCGGAGTTGCGCACCCCACCAACCACGACGTCGTCCGTCCGATTGAGGACCCGATCCATGTGAGCGGCGGCTTGGCGATCGTTCGTGGATCACTTGCCGCCGAAGGCGCCGTCGCCAAGATTGCAGGCATGGAGGGAACCGTGTTCCGCGGACCCGCGCGCGTGTTCGACACCGAGCAAGGCGCCTTCGACGCGGTGACCAAGGGCGAGATCAAGTCCGGCGACGTCATCATCATCCGCTACGAGGGCCCGCGCGGCGGACCGGGAATGCGCGAGATGCTTGCCGTGACTGCGGCGGTGTCCGGCGCCGGGCTCGGCAAGACCGTGTGTCTAATCACAGACGGTCGCTTCTCCGGAGCGACGCACGGCTTCATGGTTGCCCACGTTGCCCCCGAGGCTGTGGACGGCGGGAACATCGCTTTCGTGTGCGAAGGCGACACCATCGTGCTCGACATTCCCAACCGGCGCCTCGACGTCGAAGTGTCGGAGGAGGAGTTGGCCGAGCGTCGCAAGGGCTGGGTGCCTCCGGAACCTCGCTACACGCGCGGCGCCATCGGCAAGTACGCGCGCCTGGTCTCCAGCGCCTCCAAGGGCGCGGTCTGCGACTGA
- a CDS encoding DUF3352 domain-containing protein — protein MDETGSGPDQTGENPPVPVDPHSGGSTEATLIESATPRVGRARYVALALAVFVLLAGGAAVIVARGGSAAAVEFKVPADVVAFVKVSIRPSLEQQQVLARLLSRVGSSGREKLQSRIDALLDDALSGTGVGYSKDVRPWIGSQIGIAVRAPESAGSDPVVVALVAVDDEGAARAALAKFTEKPFSYEISGGIAYLSDSAKAITELRAGAEKGPVLADAEAYRSARESVDGDGLVLMWADNSRLKDIVKGEGLSTGVLDSFASGRSGIVVAAVRAEAAGIALVGHAFAGTEQEEAPTKGTPALLESTSSGLVASLTAFNLGARILVGLEATGKAGAGASPVESAVEAVRESLGIDLERDLAPMLRGEFSVVFGGLSGSGVPDVGVLIEPTDTAAATRVLAALRARVEGFMEGLGGGGSVRDIAGGFIVEAGDFSVVLRRGKDRIVIASSEPYATTLQGASASSLRDDAVYKRAFDESDDGVVMQMFVRVDRLRTLLETFLGPEQRPAYEADVAPLLEHMESFGLRVRGTGDEVDFRALLSVTGS, from the coding sequence ATGGACGAGACTGGTTCAGGACCCGATCAGACTGGCGAGAATCCTCCGGTCCCCGTCGATCCTCATTCGGGAGGCTCGACTGAGGCAACCCTCATTGAATCCGCGACGCCCCGGGTGGGGCGCGCGCGGTATGTAGCCCTCGCATTAGCTGTGTTCGTATTGCTGGCGGGCGGTGCCGCGGTGATCGTGGCGCGCGGCGGATCCGCGGCGGCAGTGGAATTCAAAGTGCCGGCCGATGTCGTCGCGTTCGTGAAGGTCAGCATTCGACCGTCGCTCGAACAGCAACAGGTGCTCGCTCGACTGTTGTCGCGGGTGGGATCTTCGGGGCGTGAGAAGTTGCAGTCCCGGATTGACGCTTTGCTCGACGACGCACTGTCGGGCACCGGCGTCGGATACAGCAAGGACGTTCGGCCGTGGATAGGTTCCCAGATTGGGATTGCGGTGCGCGCGCCCGAGTCTGCGGGGAGCGATCCCGTCGTGGTTGCTCTAGTGGCGGTCGACGACGAAGGCGCTGCGCGCGCCGCCCTGGCGAAGTTCACCGAGAAGCCGTTCTCCTATGAGATTTCGGGGGGAATCGCTTACCTGTCGGACAGCGCGAAGGCGATTACGGAACTGCGCGCGGGGGCCGAGAAGGGCCCGGTGCTTGCCGATGCTGAGGCTTACCGGAGCGCTCGTGAGAGCGTCGACGGCGACGGCCTGGTGTTGATGTGGGCCGACAACTCCCGCCTCAAAGACATCGTCAAAGGCGAAGGGCTGTCCACGGGCGTGCTCGACTCGTTCGCAAGCGGCCGGAGCGGGATCGTGGTTGCGGCCGTGCGTGCGGAAGCGGCGGGAATCGCACTCGTTGGGCACGCGTTTGCGGGTACCGAACAGGAAGAGGCACCCACGAAGGGGACTCCGGCACTGCTTGAGTCCACATCGAGCGGCTTGGTTGCGTCGCTTACGGCATTCAACCTCGGCGCCAGGATCCTCGTAGGACTTGAGGCGACGGGTAAGGCCGGCGCAGGTGCGTCCCCGGTGGAGTCGGCGGTCGAGGCGGTACGGGAATCACTCGGCATCGACCTCGAGCGCGACCTCGCCCCGATGCTGCGAGGGGAGTTCTCGGTGGTCTTCGGGGGCCTGTCGGGATCGGGGGTGCCCGACGTCGGCGTATTGATCGAGCCGACCGACACCGCCGCGGCGACTCGGGTGCTGGCCGCGCTACGCGCCCGCGTTGAGGGATTCATGGAGGGTCTCGGAGGCGGCGGGTCGGTTCGGGACATCGCCGGCGGCTTCATCGTGGAGGCAGGTGACTTCAGCGTGGTGCTGCGCCGGGGGAAGGACCGAATCGTAATCGCGTCGAGCGAGCCTTATGCCACGACTCTCCAGGGCGCATCCGCGTCGTCGCTTCGCGACGACGCGGTCTATAAGAGAGCGTTCGACGAATCCGACGACGGGGTCGTGATGCAGATGTTCGTGCGGGTCGACCGGCTGCGGACCTTGCTGGAAACCTTCCTCGGGCCCGAGCAGCGTCCCGCCTATGAAGCCGATGTCGCGCCGCTGCTGGAGCACATGGAGTCGTTCGGGCTACGAGTTCGTGGTACGGGCGACGAAGTGGACTTCCGCGCGCTGTTGTCGGTCACCGGTAGCTGA
- a CDS encoding DUF4190 domain-containing protein has translation MAFCQNCGREISPAAVACPQCGHPGPSARTSGPVFGGGKPVEGFAIASLASAVSAFVVMPVVGSILGIVFGSMAKRRIAENPELQGEGLARAGVIVGWVGIGLVLLVAILLVVGLAVSGGTGTSVEVRPGGFRV, from the coding sequence ATGGCCTTTTGTCAGAACTGCGGCCGTGAGATCTCGCCGGCCGCCGTCGCGTGTCCGCAGTGCGGTCATCCCGGACCCTCCGCGCGCACATCCGGTCCTGTGTTCGGCGGGGGCAAGCCCGTCGAAGGGTTCGCGATCGCGTCTCTTGCTTCGGCGGTTTCCGCGTTCGTCGTGATGCCGGTCGTTGGCTCGATCTTGGGGATCGTCTTCGGCTCGATGGCCAAGCGCCGGATCGCTGAGAACCCCGAGTTGCAGGGAGAGGGCCTGGCGCGCGCCGGCGTCATTGTCGGCTGGGTTGGCATCGGCTTGGTTCTGCTGGTCGCAATCCTGCTGGTCGTCGGCCTTGCGGTCTCGGGGGGAACCGGAACCAGCGTCGAGGTGCGCCCGGGCGGATTCCGGGTGTAG
- a CDS encoding RDD family protein has protein sequence MAYCAHCGNQNSDLVVSCPNCGHPVRTVTASPVAWGAGSAGGTAPVEVGNFATFGERFAALLIDALVTGALLLAVLIPASVIPFAGVLFIPIPFAYQWLGIAYNRGQTVGRMAMRIRVTAPEGQLIGPGRAAARVAMSWVSNSALYIGYLWYLWDPEKRTWHDIVADTRVYSVPK, from the coding sequence GTGGCGTATTGCGCGCATTGTGGAAACCAGAACTCCGACTTGGTGGTTTCGTGTCCGAACTGTGGGCACCCGGTTAGAACCGTCACCGCGTCACCGGTTGCGTGGGGGGCGGGATCCGCCGGGGGCACCGCACCGGTCGAGGTCGGCAACTTCGCGACGTTCGGCGAGCGCTTCGCGGCCCTGTTGATCGACGCGCTTGTGACCGGCGCGCTGTTGTTGGCAGTGCTCATCCCTGCGAGCGTTATCCCGTTTGCTGGTGTGCTGTTCATTCCGATTCCGTTTGCGTACCAGTGGCTGGGGATCGCGTACAACCGCGGGCAAACTGTGGGGCGGATGGCGATGCGAATTCGCGTGACGGCGCCCGAGGGACAACTCATCGGTCCCGGCCGCGCGGCCGCGCGCGTCGCTATGTCGTGGGTTTCGAATTCTGCGCTGTACATCGGTTACTTGTGGTACCTGTGGGATCCCGAAAAGCGCACGTGGCACGACATCGTGGCCGACACTCGCGTCTACAGCGTCCCGAAGTAG
- the gatB gene encoding Asp-tRNA(Asn)/Glu-tRNA(Gln) amidotransferase subunit GatB has translation MSMYEAVIGLEVHVELSTRSKMFCGCPTTFGAEPNTQTCPVCLGQPGTLPVANERAIADLIMIGLALECSVAPHSVFHRKNYFYPDMPKNYQISQYDLPLCVGGSLEVEVDGETHRLGITRAHMEEDTGKSLHVGATGRIAGSDYSLLDYNRAGIPLVEIVGEPDIRTPEQAKAYLTELRGILLTLGVSDVRMEEGSMRCDANISMRAAGTEAFGTKVEIKNLNSVRSVGRALAHEIERQTKLLEAGERVAQETRHFEEGTGLTHTLRSKEEAFDYRYFPEPDLVPIEPDDAWIERIRASLPELPRARRARLASEHGLTPAQAAFVGASPESVRYFDELLAAGTDARDAAVWMAGELARALNTAGDEVENSRVSSGRLSALIAAVKDGSVNLNTAKKVFQEAYESGLDPLEIVRERGLEQVSDEGPIAAAVAAVIEQNAEEVARYRAGEDKVFGFLVGQVMKATKGQAAPPVVTRVLRDALR, from the coding sequence ATGAGCATGTACGAAGCAGTCATCGGGTTGGAAGTTCACGTCGAGTTGTCGACGCGCTCAAAGATGTTCTGCGGATGCCCGACGACCTTCGGGGCCGAGCCGAACACCCAGACCTGTCCTGTGTGTCTCGGGCAACCCGGGACACTGCCGGTGGCAAACGAACGGGCGATCGCCGACTTGATCATGATCGGCCTTGCCCTCGAATGCTCGGTCGCGCCGCACTCGGTGTTTCACCGCAAGAACTACTTTTACCCGGACATGCCGAAGAACTATCAGATCTCGCAGTACGACCTTCCACTGTGTGTCGGAGGCTCGCTCGAGGTTGAAGTGGACGGTGAGACGCATCGCCTCGGGATCACGCGCGCGCACATGGAAGAGGACACCGGTAAGTCGTTGCACGTCGGGGCGACCGGACGCATCGCCGGGTCCGACTACTCGCTTCTGGATTACAACCGCGCCGGGATTCCGTTGGTTGAGATCGTCGGCGAGCCGGACATCCGCACGCCCGAGCAAGCCAAGGCTTATCTCACCGAACTGCGGGGGATCTTGCTCACGCTCGGCGTGTCCGATGTGCGCATGGAAGAGGGCTCGATGCGTTGCGACGCGAACATCTCGATGCGCGCGGCCGGCACTGAGGCCTTCGGGACCAAGGTTGAGATCAAGAACTTGAACTCGGTGCGCTCGGTGGGGCGCGCGCTCGCCCACGAGATCGAGCGTCAAACGAAGCTGCTCGAAGCAGGCGAGCGGGTCGCGCAAGAGACGCGACACTTCGAAGAAGGCACAGGCCTGACGCATACGCTGCGCTCCAAGGAAGAGGCCTTCGACTACCGCTACTTCCCAGAGCCCGACCTGGTGCCCATCGAGCCGGACGATGCTTGGATCGAACGCATCCGCGCGTCGCTGCCCGAACTGCCGCGCGCGCGCCGCGCGCGCTTGGCCTCCGAGCACGGCCTCACGCCTGCGCAAGCGGCGTTCGTCGGGGCTTCACCCGAGTCGGTTCGTTACTTCGATGAGTTGCTCGCCGCCGGCACAGACGCGCGCGACGCGGCAGTGTGGATGGCGGGAGAACTGGCGCGCGCCCTCAACACCGCCGGCGACGAAGTGGAGAACTCGCGGGTCTCCTCAGGCCGCCTCTCGGCGCTCATCGCGGCCGTCAAGGACGGCTCGGTGAACTTGAACACTGCGAAGAAGGTGTTCCAGGAGGCGTACGAGTCGGGCCTGGACCCCTTGGAAATAGTGCGCGAGCGCGGACTCGAGCAGGTCTCCGACGAGGGGCCGATTGCCGCCGCGGTTGCGGCCGTGATCGAGCAGAATGCCGAAGAAGTGGCGCGCTACCGCGCGGGCGAGGACAAGGTCTTTGGGTTCCTTGTCGGCCAGGTTATGAAGGCGACCAAGGGGCAGGCTGCCCCGCCCGTCGTCACGCGCGTCCTTCGCGACGCCCTGCGCTAG
- the gatA gene encoding Asp-tRNA(Asn)/Glu-tRNA(Gln) amidotransferase subunit GatA, which translates to MSAADLGRAIARREASARDVVDAHLARIEALDESVNAFITVTPDLARATADDVDARIAAGEELGPLAGVPLALKDILCVDGVRTTAASKILANHRPPYDATVVGSLRNAGIPIVGKANMDEFAMGSSTENSAFGVTHNPWDLARVPGGSSGGSAAAVAAGFAPLGIGTDTGGSIRQPASLCGVIGMKPTYGLVSRYGVLAFASSLDQVGPFARTVEDAALLLQTIAGHDPMDSTSINRPVPDFLRATRDGIEGLRIGLVSDWVSGEGVQPGVTARVREAVDQLAALGAEVGEISLPSFRYALSAYYLIAPAECSSNLARYDGVRFGHRAEGARDIVDMNVRSRTEGFGEEVKRRIMLGTYALSAGYYEAYYGKAQQVRTLVIRDFEKAYERFDVLVSPTSPTTAFAIGERANDPLAMYMSDVCTIPTNLAGAAGISVPCGLADDGLPVGLQFMGPPLSEELLFRVSAAYERARGPLAPPPLWSKR; encoded by the coding sequence ATGAGCGCCGCCGACCTGGGGCGCGCGATCGCGCGCCGGGAGGCGAGCGCGCGCGACGTAGTTGACGCACACCTCGCTCGCATCGAGGCGCTGGACGAGAGCGTGAACGCGTTCATTACGGTGACGCCGGACCTTGCGCGCGCCACCGCAGACGACGTTGACGCGCGCATCGCGGCTGGGGAGGAACTCGGCCCGCTCGCAGGCGTGCCGCTCGCGTTGAAGGACATCTTGTGCGTGGACGGCGTGCGCACGACGGCCGCGTCGAAGATCCTTGCCAACCACCGGCCGCCCTACGACGCGACCGTCGTCGGCAGCTTGCGAAACGCGGGGATTCCGATCGTCGGCAAGGCGAACATGGACGAATTCGCGATGGGATCCTCGACCGAGAACTCGGCCTTTGGCGTGACGCATAACCCGTGGGATCTCGCGCGCGTGCCGGGCGGATCTTCGGGCGGCAGCGCTGCCGCGGTCGCGGCCGGGTTCGCGCCTCTGGGCATCGGCACCGACACCGGCGGCTCTATCCGTCAGCCGGCGTCGCTGTGCGGCGTGATCGGCATGAAGCCGACCTACGGGTTGGTCTCGCGTTACGGTGTTCTGGCGTTCGCCTCCAGCCTTGATCAGGTGGGGCCGTTCGCGCGCACAGTCGAGGACGCCGCTTTGTTGCTCCAAACGATCGCCGGACACGATCCGATGGACTCGACCAGCATCAACCGGCCGGTGCCCGACTTCTTGCGCGCGACTCGAGACGGTATCGAGGGCCTGCGCATCGGACTGGTCTCGGACTGGGTGAGCGGCGAGGGAGTGCAACCGGGCGTGACGGCACGTGTTCGCGAAGCCGTCGATCAACTCGCAGCCCTCGGCGCCGAGGTTGGAGAGATCTCGCTTCCGTCCTTCCGCTACGCGCTCTCGGCCTACTACTTGATCGCGCCTGCCGAATGCTCTTCCAACCTTGCGCGCTACGACGGCGTGCGTTTCGGGCATCGGGCAGAAGGCGCGCGCGACATCGTGGATATGAACGTCCGCTCGCGCACCGAGGGGTTCGGAGAAGAAGTGAAGCGCCGGATCATGCTCGGGACCTACGCGTTGTCGGCCGGCTATTACGAAGCCTATTACGGCAAGGCTCAGCAGGTGCGCACGTTGGTCATCCGCGACTTCGAGAAGGCTTACGAACGTTTCGATGTGTTGGTCTCGCCGACGAGCCCCACAACGGCCTTTGCCATCGGGGAGCGCGCGAACGATCCGCTTGCCATGTACATGTCCGACGTCTGCACGATTCCGACCAACCTGGCGGGAGCGGCTGGTATCAGCGTGCCGTGCGGATTGGCCGACGATGGGTTGCCGGTCGGATTGCAGTTCATGGGGCCGCCGCTGTCTGAGGAGTTGCTCTTCCGTGTGTCGGCCGCGTACGAGCGCGCGCGCGGCCCACTCGCGCCGCCACCGCTTTGGAGCAAGCGATGA
- the gatC gene encoding Asp-tRNA(Asn)/Glu-tRNA(Gln) amidotransferase subunit GatC: protein MAINRDQVLHVARLARLSFTEDELDKFAHQLSDILAYADQVSALTTEDVPPTAHPLPLSNVLRPDEPRACLSQEKALSTAPEVEQDRFKVPRILEEEE, encoded by the coding sequence ATGGCCATCAACCGAGATCAAGTTCTGCATGTCGCGCGCCTGGCGCGGTTGTCGTTCACCGAGGACGAGTTGGACAAGTTCGCCCACCAGCTCTCGGACATCCTGGCGTACGCGGACCAAGTGAGCGCGCTGACGACCGAGGATGTGCCGCCGACCGCGCATCCGCTTCCACTGTCCAACGTGCTCCGGCCCGACGAGCCGCGCGCCTGCTTGTCTCAAGAGAAGGCGCTGTCCACCGCGCCTGAGGTTGAGCAAGACCGTTTCAAGGTCCCGCGCATCCTTGAGGAAGAGGAGTAG
- a CDS encoding O-antigen ligase family protein: MIVVNVSGMQRRGVPEWRLGAARFSLPLVSAALVFGVLAQGAYYPAQAAVLAGLTSAAALAGFRGAIRQVAPVWVAAAVMAAALFASSAAAHWPGESLLTVLTLVAAIAACVAARNVVIAQDREQLVLVVCGLAAAAAAVGMAGLALHLFPFAMRAQGIWRTSSTLTYANSAGALFAMSLPFALLRCAEGPTRARRLCVFLITTGLLTSLSRGAVLGALVALVLQARATPGVLVKSRRPVLSAALATAFLVPSMLSDEPHALLALTAVLVCAAVASSVRSIPGVGRVPVVLGALALVLLGVAAIAVSDHAGLFVAKRVGPGSEDRLGAWGVSVAAGMERPVLGSGPGTYRVVEVVGDRLMLRKYAHNEVLQAFVETGAVGAGVLVGSVVGLAIWAWRRRPEDRAERSVWAAAVGGCAAFAVHGMFDFVWHVPVLTALAFALLGLGVIRPRAACTRGGGGT, encoded by the coding sequence GTGATTGTGGTGAATGTGTCGGGTATGCAGCGCCGGGGGGTGCCCGAATGGAGGCTGGGAGCGGCTCGATTCTCGCTGCCGCTGGTCTCCGCCGCGCTCGTGTTCGGGGTCCTTGCTCAGGGGGCGTACTACCCGGCGCAAGCCGCGGTACTTGCGGGACTGACAAGTGCGGCGGCGCTTGCGGGTTTCCGCGGCGCGATCCGCCAGGTCGCTCCAGTCTGGGTGGCGGCCGCGGTGATGGCGGCCGCGTTGTTTGCCAGCTCCGCAGCGGCCCATTGGCCCGGCGAGTCGCTTCTCACCGTGCTTACTCTCGTAGCGGCGATCGCCGCCTGCGTGGCTGCGCGCAACGTGGTGATTGCACAAGATCGAGAACAACTTGTCTTGGTTGTCTGCGGTCTCGCGGCCGCTGCGGCTGCCGTCGGGATGGCGGGACTCGCCTTGCACCTGTTCCCCTTTGCCATGCGCGCGCAAGGCATATGGCGGACTTCGTCGACATTGACCTACGCGAACAGTGCGGGTGCGCTCTTTGCGATGAGCCTGCCCTTCGCACTGCTTCGCTGTGCGGAAGGACCGACGCGGGCGCGTCGTCTCTGCGTGTTCTTGATTACCACGGGGTTGCTGACGTCGCTCTCGCGGGGTGCGGTCTTGGGGGCGCTCGTGGCCTTGGTTCTCCAGGCGCGCGCGACACCGGGCGTGCTTGTCAAGTCGCGACGCCCGGTGTTGTCGGCGGCCCTGGCGACGGCGTTCCTGGTTCCATCGATGTTGAGTGATGAGCCTCATGCGTTGCTCGCTCTCACTGCCGTCCTCGTCTGCGCTGCGGTCGCGTCGAGCGTGCGCTCCATTCCGGGGGTGGGGCGGGTACCGGTTGTACTGGGGGCGCTCGCCCTTGTGCTCCTCGGCGTTGCCGCGATCGCCGTGAGTGACCACGCGGGTCTCTTCGTGGCGAAACGTGTCGGCCCCGGGTCCGAGGATCGCCTGGGCGCTTGGGGGGTGTCGGTTGCGGCCGGGATGGAGCGTCCGGTCCTGGGCAGTGGCCCCGGCACGTACCGGGTGGTCGAAGTCGTCGGGGACCGCTTGATGCTCCGCAAGTACGCTCACAACGAGGTTCTGCAGGCCTTTGTGGAAACCGGAGCAGTGGGTGCGGGGGTTCTGGTGGGTTCGGTCGTGGGTCTTGCGATTTGGGCATGGCGTCGCCGTCCCGAGGACAGGGCCGAGCGTTCGGTGTGGGCGGCGGCTGTCGGGGGCTGCGCCGCATTCGCGGTGCATGGGATGTTTGATTTCGTCTGGCACGTGCCCGTGCTGACGGCACTGGCGTTCGCATTGTTGGGGTTGGGTGTTATTCGGCCGCGCGCAGCGTGCACGCGGGGAGGGGGAGGCACATGA
- a CDS encoding GNAT family N-acetyltransferase: MVRPRVEPLSPTHDVSGFRCGRAGLDEWLRRHALANHQAGGARVYVAHRARAVIAFYALAAASVGPETAPERVRKGLSRRPIPVILLARLAVDEREQGGGLGAAMLRDALRRSLSAAGEIGARAVLVHAKNDRAKSFYEHFGFVASPTDDLHLFVLMKDLRALA; this comes from the coding sequence GTGGTGCGACCCCGAGTCGAGCCCCTTTCTCCGACCCACGACGTGTCCGGTTTCCGGTGCGGGAGAGCCGGCCTGGACGAGTGGCTTCGACGGCACGCGCTGGCCAACCACCAGGCGGGAGGCGCGCGCGTATACGTCGCCCACCGTGCCCGCGCGGTCATCGCCTTCTACGCTTTGGCTGCGGCGAGCGTGGGACCGGAGACCGCCCCGGAGCGCGTGCGGAAGGGCCTGTCCCGCCGGCCCATTCCCGTGATTTTGCTGGCGCGACTCGCGGTGGACGAGCGGGAACAGGGCGGCGGCCTCGGTGCTGCGATGCTCAGAGACGCACTGCGGCGTTCGCTTTCTGCCGCGGGAGAAATCGGCGCGCGCGCGGTTCTGGTCCACGCGAAGAACGATCGAGCGAAGTCCTTCTACGAGCACTTCGGCTTCGTCGCCTCGCCGACAGACGACCTGCACCTGTTCGTTCTCATGAAAGACTTGCGCGCGCTCGCGTAG
- a CDS encoding DUF1778 domain-containing protein encodes MAGSPARKEAKADRVELRASSRQTAVIRRAAEATGKSMSAFMLDASTMEAERALADRNVFRLDAEAWERFVEALDRRAKPHPRLRRLMTEPSVLD; translated from the coding sequence ATGGCCGGGTCGCCGGCGCGTAAGGAAGCCAAGGCCGACCGCGTCGAGTTGCGCGCGAGCTCGCGGCAGACCGCGGTGATCCGGCGGGCCGCCGAGGCGACGGGGAAGTCGATGAGCGCGTTCATGCTCGACGCCTCGACGATGGAGGCCGAGCGCGCGCTTGCCGACCGGAACGTCTTTCGCCTCGATGCCGAGGCCTGGGAGCGATTCGTGGAGGCCCTCGATCGCCGGGCGAAGCCTCATCCCCGGTTGAGGCGGCTAATGACTGAACCGAGCGTCCTCGACTGA